Proteins from a genomic interval of Plasmodium reichenowi strain SY57 chromosome 13, whole genome shotgun sequence:
- a CDS encoding DEAD box helicase, putative: protein MKNFFIFHLRNNYSIFLNKPVQVFTLNVKLNSHVKVNYKHELLTYKLRNITYFKKKKKKSYHNFDERYITTLNKRININEKQGNLKNDGLLNSTPDNHIKDNIIKEDLYRKNNEKENEEIIKSIIDENKNVHMNDQNEQNNHCSNKLLIESCCHIDKDVKKSLLEIFQYKEFTDVQRIVYDNIIKEKKQNDLLIQAKTGTGKTIAYLLLSINDIIKNKILSVHTLIIVPTRELANQIYNECKLLLTYKHNINVLTLTGGIKRRDDQLNIRRIKPDIIICTVGRLLDHFESTYLFNTLFENLKMLIIDEADQLLSTGYENDIHRLLTYLPSNRRNILLSATLGYNLDEIRKKMCKSDYIYLNCVKDISKHTSDQLIQYVLFHKAIDTTIILYNLLIEHMRLNQFTYKIIVFFPTARATSFYAQFFINQLKISVYEIHRKKETAHRQITSNRFCMESVGILFTSDISSRGLNYPDITLIIQVNTPISREQYIHRVGRTARSNKKGMAIILLNEADELFYQEIKDLNIQKLNAQNYTLKNTNLSNYLSTWMSNTQLLYLAYAYYSSILRFYKTKYTHLKINDDEIIDAVNNMLLSTGLVEQPYISRNLATTLNMQNNVKLKIRKDLDDILLL, encoded by the coding sequence atgaaaaatttttttatatttcacTTGAGGAATAATTATTCcatttttttgaataagCCTGTACAAGTATTTACATTAAATGTTAAATTGAATAGTCATGTTAAAGTGAACTACAAACATGAGCTATTAACTTATAAGTTGAgaaatataacatattttaaaaaaaaaaaaaaaaaaagttatcATAATTTTGATGAAAGATATATTACTACATTAAACAAAAGgattaatataaatgaaaaacaGGGTAACCTTAAAAACGATGGTTTATTAAATTCTACTCCAGACaatcatataaaagataaCATTATTAAAGAAGACTTATATAGAAAGAATAAcgaaaaagaaaatgaagagataataaaatcaattatagatgaaaataaaaatgtacataTGAATGACCAgaatgaacaaaataacCATTGTtctaataaattattaatagaAAGTTGTTGTCATATAGATAAAGatgtaaaaaaaagtttattagaaatatttcaatataaagaatttaCAGATGTTCAAAGAATTgtatatgataatattataaaagagaaaaaacaaaatgatttattaattcAAGCAAAAACAGGCACAGGAAAAACAATtgcatatttattattatccattaatgatattataaaaaataaaatattaagtGTTCATACTCTTATTATAGTACCAACAAGAGAATTGGCaaatcaaatatataatgagtgtaaattattattaacgtacaaacataatattaacGTTTTAACACTTACAGGAGGTATAAAAAGAAGAGATGACCaattaaatataagaagaattaaaccagatattattatatgtacGGTCGGGAGATTATTAGATCATTTTGAATCtacttatttatttaatacGTTATTcgaaaatttaaaaatgttaataattGATGAAGCGGATCAATTATTAAGTACAGGATATGAAAATGATATTCATCGattattaacatatttaCCATCTAATAGAAgaaatattcttttatcGGCTACATTAGGATATAACTTAGAtgaaataagaaaaaaaatgtgtaAATCAGATTATATCTATTTAAATTGTGTTAAAGACATTTCCAAACATACAAGTGATCAATTAATAcaatatgtattatttcACAAAGCCATTGATACtactattatattatataactTATTAATTGAACATATGAGATTAAACcaatttacatataaaattatcGTTTTTTTTCCAACCGCAAGAGCTACCTCTTTTTATGcacaattttttataaaccaattaaaaatatcaGTTTATGAAATAcatagaaaaaaagaaacgGCACATAGACAAATCACATCTAATAGATTTTGTATGGAATCTGTTGGAATTCTATTTACATCAGATATAAGTTCTAGAGGATTAAATTATCCAGATATTACTCTAATTATTCAAGTTAATACACCCATATCCAGAGAACAATATATTCATAGAGTTGGAAGAACAGCTAGAAGTAATAAAAAGGGAATGGccattatattattaaatgaagcagatgaattattttatcaagaaattaaagatttaaatatacaaaaattaaatgcACAAAATTATACcttaaaaaatacaaacCTATCAAATTATTTATCCACATGGATGTCTAATACACAATTACTATATTTAGCATATGCATATTACTCTTCTATATTAAGGTTTTATAAAACGAAATATACTCATCTcaaaataaatgatgatgaaatCATTGATGctgttaataatatgttacTTTCAACAGGATTAGTTGAACAACCTTATATTTCAAGAAATTTAGCTACAACTTTGAACATGCAAAATAATGTAAAGCTTAAAATAAGGAAGGATTTGGACGACATcttgttattataa